AATTACGCAATTGACGAAAAATTTGATACCGTTATCTCTAGAGCGTTTGCTTCCATTAGTAACATGCTACAATTCACGGAACATTTGTGCGGTCAATCCGGCATTTTTCTCGCCATGAAAGGGGAATATCCGCAAGATGAGTTACAGCTGGAAGCGCGGTTCCAGGTGGAAGAAGTGCACAAGGTAAACGTGGCTGGACTTGGGGCACAAAGACATATAGTTTGTATAAGAGCGAATCCAAATGTGGCATTATCCTTGTAAGGGCATTAGATATGTATAACGATTATCCAACTCGGGTCAAATTCCTATGACTATTGGAAAAATTATTGCGATTGCCAATCAAAAAGGCGGGGTAGCTAAAACCACGACCAGTGTTAATCTGGCGGCGTCATTGGTAGCAACCAAGCGCAAAGTGCTGCTCATTGATTTGGATCCTCAGGGCAATGCCACTATGGGCAGCGGTATCGATAAGCAGAAGCTGACCTATTCCAGCTACCACGTGTTAATGGAAGAATGCGATATTGTAACCGCTATTACGGCAACCGAAGAAGCCGGGTATGATTTGTTGCCGGCCAATGCCGATTTGACCGCGGCTGAAGTTCAACTGTTGGAAATCGACGGCAGAGAACGTAAGTTGAGTAATGCCTTGGCCGAGATACGCAATCAATACCATTATATTTTTATAGATTGTCCGCCTTCATTGAATATGCTGACCTTGAACGCATTAGTGGCGGCAGATGCGGTACTGATACCAATTCAATGTGAATACTATGCGTTGGAAGGTCTGACAGCACTGGTAAATACTATCGATGAGATTCGCAGTTCGCTCAATCCCAGCCTGAAAATTGAAGGTTTGTTGCGAACCATGTATGACCCACGCAATCGCTTGGCGGCGGATGTGACCATGCAGTTGCAAAAATATTTCGGTGATCGCTTATATCGTACCGTGATCCCCAGAAACGTAAGGTTGGCTGAGGCCCCCAGTTACGGAGTACCCGTTTTGGTTTACGACCG
This genomic interval from Gammaproteobacteria bacterium contains the following:
- a CDS encoding AAA family ATPase, with protein sequence MGKIIAIANQKGGVAKTTTSVNLAASLVATKRKVLLIDLDPQGNATMGSGIDKQKLTYSSYHVLMEECDIVTAITATEEAGYDLLPANADLTAAEVQLLEIDGRERKLSNALAEIRNQYHYIFIDCPPSLNMLTLNALVAADAVLIPIQCEYYALEGLTALVNTIDEIRSSLNPSLKIEGLLRTMYDPRNRLAADVTMQLQKYFGDRLYRTVIPRNVRLAEAPSYGVPVLVYDRTSRGAQAYLALAGEIVRREQQQQRVRPTNAVLA